TCTTTGGGTCTTTAGCTCAGTTGGTTAGAGCATCCGGCTCATAACCGGACGGTCCCGGGTTCAAGTCCCTGAAGACCCACTTATTCTTAATTGCATATGGCTCAGTAGCTCAGTTGGTTAGAGCGCCGGCCTGTCACGCCGGAGGTCGAGGGTTCGAGCCCCTTCTGAGTCGTTTTGTGGAAGTTTAGCTCAGCTGGGAGAGCATCTGCCTTACAAGCAGAGGGTCACAGGTTCGAGCCCTGTAACTTCCACTTTCTTATGGCGGAGTAGCTCAGTTGGCTAGAGCATGCGGTTCATACCCGCAGTGTCAGGGGTTCAAATCCCTTCTCCGCTACTATACTGGGGTATCGCCAAGTGGTAAGGCAACGGATTCTGATTCCGTCATTCGCAGGTTCGAATCCTGCTACCCTAGCTTCGAGAGTCTGAAAAGGCTCTCTTTTTTTATGCGCTTGAGTCAGTGTGAAAAATTCAAAGCAATAGGTGGTTGACAGAAGGAAAAAATCGGGCTATATTGGAAAAACAAAGATAAAAACACGGTTCGGTTGGTAGTCCGAATGGGGAATTTATTCTCCCTCCGGCATATATTGAAAGGAGAAAAGCATGAGAATCGGCTCCGGTTATGATGTGCATAAATTAGCAGAAGGCAGAGATTGTATCATTGGCGGCGTGAAAATCCCCTATGAAAAGGGACTCTTGGGACATTCCGATGCGGATGTACTGCTGCATGCCATTGCAGATGCGCTTCTGGGGGCGGCTGCTCTGGGCGATATCGGCAGGCATTTTCCTGATAACGACCCACAGTATAAAGGCGCAGACAGCAGAAAATTATTATCCCACGTTTTGGGGTTGATTTTGGCAGAAGGATATTGTATAATAAATATCGATGCGACAATTATTGCACAAAGGCCCAAAATGGCATCGCATATCGAACAAATGCGGAAAAATATTGCAGAAACCCTTCGGATTGATTTGAAGCAGATTAACGTCAAAGCAACAACAGAGGAGGGGCTTGGGTTTACCGGTACAGGCTTGGGCATCGCAGCTTCGGCAGTTTGTCTGCTGGAGGAAAAATAAGAATATCAAAACAAGAAAAAGTGATGATGGAAAAGAGTAATCCTCTTGGGAAATGGTGATTTTCCAATCCACCTGACAGAGAATAACGGCCTTGGTGAAAGGCGGTGAGATTTGAGTTTATGCTTTGGCATAAATTTGATTGTCACTACCTTAAAATACATTGGGTGTAAGCCGTTTACAGACTGGGGGAGGATGAAGTGCGTTCCTGAACTGAACGGGCGAACCGAGAGTAGCCTGTATCCGTTGACACCGTTACAGTCATTGAGGTGAGATGGTATTTTTAGATGCCGTCTAAGTAAAGTGGAACCGCGATATTTTTCGTCTTTGCATATTTTTGCAAGGGCGTTTTTTATTACAAAAAAACGGTTATTAAAAAAACGACAGAAGGTCGACACAGACCATTCCAAAGGGAGGTGAGCCAGATGGCTTCTTGGAAGAATCAGAAGGGAAAAAATAAAAATCGGGGGTCGATTGGCTGCCTGTGCATGCAATTTATCGAAAGACTGAGACGGACGGAAGTGTGTAGCAAGCCCTCTGTGTAAGCAGCAGGGCGTTCTGATAAAAGCACACTATTGATATCGTTTTAGGAGGAATTTTGATATGTTGAAGAAATTTTGGAAAGAATCTGTTGCAGTGATAAAAGAAAAAGACCCTGCGTTTAAAAGTGCGATTGAGGTATTGCTTTACCCCAGCTTCTGGGCAGTGGTAAACCATCGCATTGCGCACAGCCTGTATAAAAAGGGTCTGCTGGTGCCTGCACGCTTTGTGTCACAGCTGTCCCGTTTTCTGACAGGGATTGAGATTCACCCCGGCGCAACCATCGGCAAGCGCTTCTTTATTGACCACGGCGCAGGCATTGTTATCGGGGAAACCGCAGAAATCGGGGATAATGTTATGCTGTACCACGGGGTAACGCTGGGCGGCACCGGTAAGCAGAAAAACAAACGCCACCCGACCGTTGAGGATAATGTTATGATTGGCGCAGGTACGATTGTGCTTGGCCCCGTTACCATCGGCGCGAATACAAAGATTGGTGCAGGCTCTGTGGTAACACAGGATTTGCCTCCCAATGTAACTGCTGTCGGCTCTCCTGTTATGATTGTGCGCAAGGACGGCGTGCGGATTCCGCCGGTTGCCCCCGAACAGCTGACAGGCCATATAAAGAGAAGAGCAATCTGATTCGCAGAAAAGGCATGTTTTTCCGGAAAAAGGAAAGAAAAATACAGCAAAAATCGGATTTTTGTGTTATACTATTTTGATAGATTAGGAAGAAGGAAAGGTGAATTCCCATGAAATTATATAATACCATGACAAGACAGAAGGAAGAATTCGTACCAATGGAGGAAGGCAAGGTAAAAATGTACGTTTGCGGCCCCACCGTGTACGATTATATCCATATCGGCAACGCAAGACCCTACGTTGTTTTTGATACGGTAAGACGCTATCTGGAATATAAGGGCTACGAAGTGACCTATGTGCAGAACTTCACGGACGTTGATGACAAAATCATCAACAGAGCCAATAAGGAAGGCAAAACCATGGCGGAAATCTCTAATAAATACATTGAAGAAGCATTCCGCGATGCAGATGGTTTGAATGTAAAAAGAGCAACCGTACACCCTCGCGTAACAGAGGAAATGGACGGCATTATCGCAATGGTGCAGACCCTGATTGATAAGGGCTTTGCGTATGAGGACCATGGCACAGTATATTATGATACAAAGAAATTCCCGGAATATGGCAAGCTTTCCAGAAAAAATCTGGATGAGCTGATTGCGGGCGCATCTGAGCGTGTTGCGATTGATGATGCAAAGAAAAATCCGACAGACTTCGTTCTGTGGAAGCCCAAAAAGGAGGGCGAACCCAGCTGGACATCCCCTTGGGGCGAAGGCAGACCCGGTTGGCACATTGAATGCTCCGTTATGTCCAAGCATTATTTGGGGGATACCTTTGATATCCATGCAGGCGGCGAGGATTTGATTTTCCCTCACCATGAAAACGAAATCGCACAGTCCGAAGCAGCAAACGGCTGCACCTTCGCAAGATATTGGCTGCATAACGGCTTTATCACTGTTGATAATGAAAAAATGTCCAAATCTCTGGGCAACTTCTTCACCGTAAGAGATATTGCAAAGCACTTCCCTTATGAGGTTATCCGTTTCTTCATTCTGAACGGTCACTACAGAAGCCCCATCAACTTCAGTGATGAACTGATGAAGGCTTGCCAGAACGGTCTGGAAAGAATCAAAAATGCAAGAAAAGAACTGAATTTCTATATCAAGAATGTAGCAGATACCAAAATGACAGCGGAGGAAGCTGCAAAGGAAGCAGAACTGAACGGCTATAAGGAGCAGTTTGAAGCAGCGATGGATGATGACTTCAATACAGCAGATGCCGTTTCCGCAATCTATGAGCTGGTGCGTTTCTCCAATACAGAAATCAAGGCAGGCGCATCCAAGGAATTTGCAGAAAAAATTCAGGATATGCTGGATCACCTGTGCGGTGTTCTGGGCGTTGCCGAAGTGGCAGAGGAAGAAGTATCCGATGAGGATGTTGCAAAGATTGAAGCACTGATTGCCGAAAGAACCGAAGCAAAGAAGGCGAAGGATTTCGCAAAGGCGGATGCCATCAGAGATGAGCTGGCAGCGATGGGCATTACCATTAAGGATACCCGTCAGGGCGTACAGTGGTTCAGAGGCTAAGCTATGAATTTAGAAGAACTGGATGTGGTTTTAGGCGGACGGAGCATACTGAACCCAAGAGAATATAATTCCCTTGCACTTGCACATATCGGGGATGCGGTATTTGAGGTTTTGGTGCGGCTGACTGTTTTGACGGACGGCAATGCCCCTGTGAATAAGCTGCATAAAAAAGCAAGAGCCATTGTCAATGCAAAGGCGCAGGCAGAAATGTATTATCGGATTCAGGATATCCTGACAGAGGAGGAGGCGGATGTGTTCCGCAGGGGGCGCAATGCAAAATCCTTCACTGTGCCGAAAAATGCCGATTTGATGGATTATCGCCATGCGACAGGCTTGGAAGCGCTGTTCGGCTACCTTTATCTCAAGGGAGAAAAAGAGAGAGTTGTAGAGCTGTTTAAGCTGGGAATGGCAGAAAAATTGGAAAAGTAACTGAAAAACAAAGCCGAAGGGAGGGGCGGAATGCCTCTGAAAGTCCCCTCGGCTTTATGCTGTATGGATGAAACCGTAAAATATAGGCGAGGAGGGGCGTTTTTGGAACGAGAAAAAAGACGGGAAAGAGAATTGAACGAAAATCAGCTGGAGGGTAGAAATGCCGTGCTGGAGGTGCTGCGCAGCGGCAGAGATATCGAAAAGATTATGGTGCAGAAGGGCAACGTGGAGGGCACGATTAAGCGGATTGTTGCACAGGCGGCAGAAAAAGGCGTTGTCATTCAGGAGGTAAGCCGCCAGAAGCTGGACGAGCTTTCCC
This sequence is a window from Anaerotignum faecicola. Protein-coding genes within it:
- the ispF gene encoding 2-C-methyl-D-erythritol 2,4-cyclodiphosphate synthase, which encodes MRIGSGYDVHKLAEGRDCIIGGVKIPYEKGLLGHSDADVLLHAIADALLGAAALGDIGRHFPDNDPQYKGADSRKLLSHVLGLILAEGYCIINIDATIIAQRPKMASHIEQMRKNIAETLRIDLKQINVKATTEEGLGFTGTGLGIAASAVCLLEEK
- the epsC gene encoding serine O-acetyltransferase EpsC, with the protein product MLKKFWKESVAVIKEKDPAFKSAIEVLLYPSFWAVVNHRIAHSLYKKGLLVPARFVSQLSRFLTGIEIHPGATIGKRFFIDHGAGIVIGETAEIGDNVMLYHGVTLGGTGKQKNKRHPTVEDNVMIGAGTIVLGPVTIGANTKIGAGSVVTQDLPPNVTAVGSPVMIVRKDGVRIPPVAPEQLTGHIKRRAI
- the cysS gene encoding cysteine--tRNA ligase, which codes for MKLYNTMTRQKEEFVPMEEGKVKMYVCGPTVYDYIHIGNARPYVVFDTVRRYLEYKGYEVTYVQNFTDVDDKIINRANKEGKTMAEISNKYIEEAFRDADGLNVKRATVHPRVTEEMDGIIAMVQTLIDKGFAYEDHGTVYYDTKKFPEYGKLSRKNLDELIAGASERVAIDDAKKNPTDFVLWKPKKEGEPSWTSPWGEGRPGWHIECSVMSKHYLGDTFDIHAGGEDLIFPHHENEIAQSEAANGCTFARYWLHNGFITVDNEKMSKSLGNFFTVRDIAKHFPYEVIRFFILNGHYRSPINFSDELMKACQNGLERIKNARKELNFYIKNVADTKMTAEEAAKEAELNGYKEQFEAAMDDDFNTADAVSAIYELVRFSNTEIKAGASKEFAEKIQDMLDHLCGVLGVAEVAEEEVSDEDVAKIEALIAERTEAKKAKDFAKADAIRDELAAMGITIKDTRQGVQWFRG
- a CDS encoding Mini-ribonuclease 3; its protein translation is MNLEELDVVLGGRSILNPREYNSLALAHIGDAVFEVLVRLTVLTDGNAPVNKLHKKARAIVNAKAQAEMYYRIQDILTEEEADVFRRGRNAKSFTVPKNADLMDYRHATGLEALFGYLYLKGEKERVVELFKLGMAEKLEK